Proteins from a single region of Streptomyces glaucescens:
- the tpg gene encoding telomere-protecting terminal protein Tpg, translating into MSLFGNGLEAAVQKAFTRPAPKTAPAQMRYLVKQLKSTKAVAQLLRVSQRTVERYVRNQIKKPRPELAARLEREVKSRWQPQIRARARQRASTTDGIVIDTQARIGYTAPVGTTDDARIRHLTVALPPHYAARLFDAQQAGATDRQLQQIAAEGLKEVYFQDGGRRAGSLEEVRFTDIEHVEFEL; encoded by the coding sequence ATGAGCCTGTTCGGGAACGGCCTGGAAGCCGCGGTACAGAAGGCGTTCACCCGCCCGGCGCCCAAGACAGCGCCCGCGCAGATGCGCTACCTCGTCAAACAGCTCAAGTCCACCAAGGCGGTCGCCCAGCTGCTGCGCGTCTCCCAGCGCACCGTCGAGCGGTACGTCAGGAACCAGATCAAGAAGCCCCGCCCCGAACTCGCCGCCCGCCTGGAACGCGAGGTGAAGAGCAGATGGCAGCCGCAGATCCGGGCCAGGGCACGGCAGAGGGCGTCGACGACCGACGGCATCGTCATCGACACCCAGGCCCGGATCGGCTACACCGCGCCCGTCGGCACGACCGACGACGCCCGCATCCGGCACCTGACCGTCGCCCTGCCGCCGCACTACGCCGCCCGCCTCTTCGACGCCCAGCAGGCCGGCGCCACCGACCGGCAACTCCAGCAGATCGCCGCGGAAGGACTCAAAGAGGTCTACTTCCAGGACGGCGGCCGCCGCGCCGGCAGCCTGGAAGAGGTCCGCTTCACCGACATCGAGCACGTCGAGTTCGAGCTGTAG
- the tap gene encoding telomere-associated protein Tap, with the protein MSELFDAVDALVASRSPLPPVEERKRLRTAHGLTLDEVAAALKVRRATVSGWESVKKPTEPRGPEREAYARLLRQLAELYPAPERPAAPAPAPPTGAPDPTEAGTPSTGRNPKPAAMTATEDTGTPAPAPVAAAPTTATRPARTTRPTSTPRPPGAKKAAPAGAPAGGTDPRFDNGPLAVVDVEDGKVLAYCTGGLVLDVPAKSIPALVDWTLREARLGQPKLSGPGKDADPLLVLTEAALERYGLPVTLTDEQRLAGRIPENHKVVKQLARADWKLTKRGFGPWARIYRPATGSERACVQLCIPSWNALDSRHWGYAAQLPSAELARVLGVYASRVMTPRGSTAVTGLELMTALHPPTRASEPDATGKRHSEHNPGSLGKDPVDCAPCEAPDGHPLLKDLPRFHVRGPAEKLFEEAYDWARPMTDAECTLRYLVGIDVNMAFAAGANGLTVGLGTPTHVRNPVFDPKLPGSWLVDLSHVDLSRVKVGKEWAELDAGLLPSPFTPKGDRPTGPAWYATPTVAYAQELGYEVRPIEAYVRHDNGRYLDGWYQRLRDAYLATMADLGVHADMEPADFLAAMDGCKDRDPDLAIVVSAIKATVKGGIGKLRERPRGEGWRPGEPWRALSRPTWRPDIRAAVISRTRINLHRKIVKHAAFTGQYPVAILSDCVVYAAGGPSPLDFLPYRNGKPLPGGFKLGINPGLVKHEGTQTVLWGEEVRERFDAPELNLARYIKDGTVTDADNGE; encoded by the coding sequence ATGTCCGAGTTGTTCGACGCGGTCGACGCGCTGGTCGCGTCCCGCTCTCCGCTGCCGCCGGTGGAGGAGCGCAAGCGACTGCGGACCGCGCACGGCCTGACGCTGGACGAAGTCGCCGCGGCACTGAAGGTGCGCCGCGCCACGGTGTCCGGCTGGGAGTCGGTGAAGAAGCCGACCGAGCCGCGCGGCCCGGAGCGCGAGGCGTACGCGCGGCTGCTGCGGCAGCTCGCGGAGCTCTACCCCGCCCCGGAGAGGCCGGCCGCCCCAGCGCCCGCCCCGCCCACCGGCGCCCCCGACCCGACGGAGGCCGGCACTCCGTCCACAGGCCGGAACCCCAAGCCTGCGGCCATGACCGCGACCGAGGACACCGGGACGCCCGCTCCCGCTCCCGTAGCCGCCGCTCCGACCACCGCCACCCGCCCGGCCCGCACCACCAGGCCGACGTCGACGCCGCGCCCACCGGGTGCGAAGAAGGCGGCTCCCGCCGGTGCCCCGGCGGGTGGCACCGACCCCCGGTTCGACAACGGGCCGCTGGCGGTCGTCGACGTCGAGGACGGGAAAGTGCTGGCGTACTGCACCGGCGGTCTGGTCCTGGACGTACCCGCCAAAAGCATCCCGGCCCTGGTGGACTGGACACTGCGCGAAGCGAGGCTCGGACAGCCCAAGCTGTCCGGACCGGGCAAGGACGCCGACCCCCTGCTCGTGCTCACCGAGGCCGCCCTGGAGCGCTACGGCCTGCCGGTCACCCTCACCGACGAGCAGCGGCTCGCCGGGCGGATCCCGGAGAACCACAAGGTCGTCAAGCAGCTGGCCCGCGCCGACTGGAAGCTGACGAAGCGCGGCTTCGGGCCGTGGGCCAGGATCTACCGCCCCGCCACCGGTTCGGAGCGGGCCTGCGTCCAGCTGTGCATCCCCTCCTGGAACGCGCTCGACTCCCGGCACTGGGGATACGCCGCACAGCTCCCCTCGGCCGAACTCGCCCGCGTGCTGGGCGTGTACGCCTCCCGCGTGATGACGCCGCGCGGATCGACCGCTGTGACGGGCCTGGAGCTGATGACCGCCCTGCACCCGCCGACCCGCGCCTCCGAGCCCGACGCGACGGGGAAGCGGCACTCCGAGCACAACCCCGGCTCGCTGGGCAAGGACCCGGTGGACTGCGCCCCGTGCGAGGCCCCCGACGGCCACCCGCTCCTGAAGGACCTGCCCCGCTTCCACGTCCGCGGCCCGGCGGAGAAGCTGTTCGAGGAGGCGTACGACTGGGCGCGGCCGATGACGGATGCCGAGTGCACGCTCCGGTACCTGGTCGGCATCGACGTGAACATGGCGTTCGCCGCCGGCGCCAACGGCCTGACCGTCGGCCTCGGCACGCCCACGCACGTCAGGAACCCGGTGTTCGACCCGAAGCTGCCCGGCTCGTGGCTGGTCGACCTGTCCCACGTCGACCTGTCGCGGGTGAAGGTCGGCAAGGAGTGGGCGGAGCTGGACGCCGGCCTGCTGCCCAGCCCGTTCACGCCGAAGGGTGACCGTCCGACAGGCCCGGCCTGGTACGCCACACCCACCGTCGCCTACGCCCAGGAGCTGGGCTACGAGGTACGGCCGATCGAGGCGTACGTCCGCCACGACAACGGCCGCTACCTGGACGGCTGGTACCAGCGGCTGCGTGACGCCTACCTGGCCACGATGGCCGACCTCGGCGTGCACGCCGACATGGAGCCGGCCGACTTCCTGGCGGCGATGGACGGCTGCAAGGACCGCGACCCGGACCTGGCCATCGTCGTCTCGGCGATCAAGGCGACCGTCAAGGGCGGCATCGGCAAGCTGCGCGAGCGCCCGCGCGGCGAGGGCTGGCGGCCGGGCGAGCCGTGGCGCGCCCTGTCCCGTCCGACGTGGCGGCCGGACATCCGCGCGGCGGTCATCTCCCGCACCCGGATCAACCTGCACCGGAAGATCGTCAAGCACGCGGCGTTCACCGGGCAGTACCCGGTCGCGATCCTCTCCGACTGCGTCGTGTACGCGGCGGGCGGGCCATCCCCGCTGGACTTCCTGCCCTACCGGAACGGCAAACCGCTGCCCGGCGGCTTCAAGCTCGGCATCAACCCCGGCCTGGTCAAGCACGAGGGCACCCAGACCGTCCTGTGGGGCGAGGAGGTCCGCGAGCGGTTCGACGCCCCCGAGCTGAACCTCGCCCGCTACATCAAGGACGGCACCGTCACCGACGCCGACAACGGAGAGTAG
- a CDS encoding SOS response-associated peptidase — translation MCGRYVATRSPQDLAQLFHVTEWTPTEALAPNWNVAPTDDVWAVLERTPRDGDGAATPVRELRPLRWGLVPSWAKDPKTGARMINARVETVHEKPAFRRAFVTRRCLLPADGFYEWQPGKDPATGKVRKQPYFIHPEDEKVMALAGLYEYWRDPAVTRDDDPAAWLVTCTIITTEATDAAGRVHPRMPLALTEDHYEAWLDPAHRDPDELRALLGRPADGHLRARPVSTAVNNVRNNGPHLLDPVSP, via the coding sequence ATGTGCGGTCGATACGTTGCCACCCGGAGCCCGCAGGACCTGGCGCAGCTGTTCCACGTCACCGAGTGGACCCCCACGGAGGCGCTGGCACCGAACTGGAACGTCGCCCCGACCGACGACGTCTGGGCCGTCCTGGAACGCACCCCGCGAGACGGTGACGGTGCCGCGACGCCCGTGAGGGAACTGCGGCCGCTGCGCTGGGGCCTGGTGCCGTCCTGGGCGAAGGACCCGAAGACCGGCGCGCGGATGATCAACGCGCGGGTGGAGACCGTGCACGAGAAGCCCGCGTTCCGCCGCGCGTTCGTCACACGCCGCTGCCTGCTTCCGGCGGACGGCTTCTACGAGTGGCAGCCCGGCAAGGACCCGGCCACCGGCAAGGTCCGCAAGCAGCCCTACTTCATCCACCCCGAGGACGAGAAGGTGATGGCGCTCGCCGGCCTGTACGAGTACTGGCGCGACCCGGCCGTCACCCGGGACGACGACCCTGCCGCCTGGCTGGTGACCTGCACCATCATCACCACCGAGGCCACCGACGCGGCCGGCCGTGTACATCCGCGCATGCCCCTCGCGCTCACCGAGGACCACTACGAGGCCTGGCTCGACCCCGCGCACCGGGACCCCGACGAACTGCGCGCACTCCTCGGCCGGCCCGCCGACGGGCACCTCCGCGCGCGCCCGGTCTCCACGGCCGTCAACAACGTCCGCAACAACGGCCCCCACCTCCTCGACCCGGTCAGCCCGTAG
- a CDS encoding erythromycin esterase family protein has protein sequence MNTHKTLLTALLVPLGALLAVAPAASATTLPAPAAASAFAGAAAPAGPEAATAAALGSPEAALGRVAHPLRTTEPHGGLADLRPFGRMVGDARVVGLGEATHSSHEFFTVKHRVLRYLVEKKGFRAFALEAPWSTGLRLDAYLLRGEGDLQQIMDEEFQGTYRWWNNAEYRDLLQWMRMYNVRHPKDPVRFVGDDGGFAGAELYDKVGAYAAASRPELAPRLAELYRGLRPATDAETYVGDYLSKPMAERKELAERTGRALDLLKRRSGTGADTDAHAWAVQHATAIHQMTTLYAFDWDDPQGIADGMLHRDRIMAENVAWWQQRTGDKIVLSAHNSHVALRTYVPGHYPKVQGHFLRERLGGGYLSVGLTFGRGSFNAFGQDGAVRHFTVGPAGPGTAEHTLDRVRYRDFVVDLRDAPAAARAWLAVPRTVKNIGATYPGIADAPQIRLAETHDVVIHLQRVEAARMLK, from the coding sequence ATGAACACGCACAAGACCCTGCTCACCGCCCTGCTCGTCCCGCTCGGTGCCCTGCTGGCCGTCGCCCCGGCCGCCTCCGCCACCACCCTGCCCGCCCCGGCCGCTGCATCGGCCTTCGCCGGCGCCGCCGCGCCCGCCGGTCCGGAGGCGGCCACGGCCGCCGCACTCGGCTCCCCCGAGGCGGCCCTCGGCCGGGTGGCCCACCCGCTGCGCACCACCGAGCCCCACGGCGGCCTGGCCGACCTCCGCCCGTTCGGCCGGATGGTCGGCGATGCCCGCGTGGTGGGCCTGGGCGAGGCCACCCACAGCTCGCACGAGTTCTTCACCGTCAAGCACCGGGTCCTGCGGTACCTGGTCGAGAAGAAGGGCTTCCGGGCCTTCGCCCTCGAAGCCCCGTGGAGCACCGGACTACGGCTCGACGCCTACCTCCTGCGCGGCGAGGGCGACTTGCAGCAGATCATGGACGAGGAGTTCCAGGGCACCTACCGGTGGTGGAACAACGCCGAGTACCGCGATCTGCTCCAGTGGATGCGCATGTACAACGTCAGGCACCCGAAGGACCCGGTCCGCTTCGTCGGCGACGACGGCGGGTTCGCCGGTGCCGAACTGTACGACAAGGTCGGCGCCTACGCGGCCGCGTCCCGCCCCGAACTCGCCCCGCGGCTCGCCGAGCTGTACCGGGGCCTGCGGCCCGCCACCGACGCCGAGACGTATGTCGGCGACTACCTGTCGAAGCCGATGGCCGAGCGCAAGGAGCTCGCCGAGCGGACCGGCCGGGCGCTGGACCTGCTCAAGCGGCGGTCCGGCACGGGCGCCGACACCGACGCGCACGCCTGGGCCGTCCAGCACGCCACCGCGATCCACCAGATGACCACGCTGTACGCCTTCGACTGGGACGATCCACAGGGGATCGCCGACGGCATGCTCCACCGCGACCGGATCATGGCGGAGAACGTCGCCTGGTGGCAGCAGCGGACCGGCGACAAGATCGTGCTCTCCGCCCACAACAGCCACGTCGCCCTCAGGACCTACGTCCCCGGCCACTATCCGAAGGTCCAGGGCCACTTCCTCAGGGAGCGGTTGGGCGGCGGCTACCTGAGTGTCGGCCTCACCTTCGGCCGGGGCTCGTTCAACGCCTTCGGCCAGGACGGCGCCGTCCGCCACTTCACCGTCGGCCCCGCCGGGCCCGGCACCGCCGAGCACACCCTTGACCGGGTACGGTACCGCGACTTCGTGGTGGACCTGCGCGACGCCCCGGCGGCGGCCCGCGCCTGGCTCGCCGTCCCGCGCACCGTCAAGAACATCGGCGCCACCTACCCCGGCATCGCGGACGCCCCGCAGATCCGGCTCGCCGAGACGCACGACGTCGTGATCCACCTCCAGCGGGTGGAGGCGGCCCGCATGCTCAAGTAG
- a CDS encoding DoxX family protein, whose protein sequence is METPPRYQGPVLGLFRIVLGLLFACHGAATLFDVLGGPHGRPPSTGQWPGWWAAVIQLAGGTLVLLGLGTRLAALLCSGSMAYAYFVHHQPDGLFPLKNGGEQAALFCWAFLLIAALGPGRWSLAELPARTAQLRQRTRKEVSDRSSHT, encoded by the coding sequence GTGGAGACACCCCCCAGGTACCAGGGCCCGGTTCTGGGCCTGTTCCGGATCGTGCTGGGACTGCTGTTCGCCTGCCACGGAGCGGCGACGCTCTTCGACGTCCTCGGCGGGCCACACGGGCGGCCCCCCAGCACCGGACAGTGGCCCGGATGGTGGGCGGCCGTGATCCAGCTGGCCGGGGGCACCCTCGTCCTGCTCGGCCTGGGCACCCGGCTGGCCGCGCTGCTGTGCTCCGGATCCATGGCCTACGCCTACTTCGTCCACCACCAGCCCGACGGGCTGTTCCCGCTGAAGAACGGCGGCGAGCAGGCCGCGCTGTTCTGCTGGGCGTTCCTGCTCATCGCCGCCCTCGGCCCCGGCCGGTGGTCCCTGGCCGAGCTGCCGGCCCGCACCGCGCAGCTCAGGCAGCGCACACGGAAGGAGGTGAGCGACCGCAGCAGCCACACCTGA
- a CDS encoding class I SAM-dependent methyltransferase, producing MHGIANTAQAQAWNGHEGSHWAAHQDRWDAVNAGFDQPLLAAAAIEPGARVLDIGCGAGTTTQLAARAAAPGHALGLDLSAPMLERARRRAARDGIPHISFEHGDAQVHRLAPGAFDVAISRFGIMFFDDPAAAFANIATALRPGGRIAFLSAADPEGNQWLQAFTALDDILPVRGFGAPGAPGMFSLADAGTAIALLTEAGFQGVRAERVEAYGIWGRDAQEAGDFLLDSGPGRHLLGQVGPDTQDRARSRLVEWLRPYETAGSLRLRSVAWLLTATRMG from the coding sequence ATGCACGGCATCGCCAACACAGCTCAGGCCCAGGCATGGAACGGCCACGAAGGCTCTCACTGGGCCGCCCACCAGGACCGCTGGGACGCCGTCAACGCGGGTTTCGACCAGCCCCTGCTCGCTGCCGCCGCCATCGAACCCGGCGCACGCGTCCTCGACATCGGCTGCGGCGCCGGAACCACGACCCAACTGGCCGCCCGCGCGGCCGCCCCAGGTCACGCCCTCGGTCTGGACCTCTCCGCACCCATGCTGGAACGCGCCCGGAGGCGGGCAGCCCGCGACGGCATCCCCCACATCTCCTTCGAGCACGGCGACGCCCAGGTCCACCGCCTCGCTCCCGGTGCCTTCGACGTCGCGATCAGCCGCTTCGGCATCATGTTCTTCGACGACCCCGCAGCCGCCTTCGCCAACATCGCGACGGCGCTGCGGCCCGGCGGGCGCATCGCCTTCCTCAGTGCCGCCGATCCCGAGGGCAACCAGTGGCTGCAGGCCTTCACCGCGCTCGACGACATCCTGCCCGTGCGAGGCTTCGGCGCACCCGGGGCCCCGGGCATGTTCTCCCTCGCCGACGCCGGCACCGCGATCGCGCTGCTCACCGAGGCCGGCTTCCAGGGCGTGCGCGCCGAGCGTGTCGAGGCATACGGGATCTGGGGCCGCGATGCCCAGGAAGCAGGCGACTTCCTGCTCGACTCCGGACCCGGCCGCCATCTCCTCGGGCAAGTCGGCCCCGACACCCAGGACCGTGCTCGCAGCCGTCTCGTGGAGTGGCTTCGGCCGTACGAGACCGCCGGCAGCCTCCGGCTCCGCAGCGTCGCCTGGCTCCTGACCGCCACCCGCATGGGCTGA
- a CDS encoding MerR family transcriptional regulator, with protein sequence MRIGEIAALVGLTTRAIRHYHHVGLLPEPERRPNGYRAYSVRDAVLLARVRRLTELGLGLQEVRDALADDAGRELTEILEELDADLARQEAAVRERRRRLGALLAEPPGATGPVSPALAALLAQAPGTDSPSAAKDREYLTLLDTTGTADRKMLALLETMIADPGIVELYERLDALADAPTDDPRIVPLAADLVAAVPEELFAALPRDGVVVTGFKEALLAEYSPAQAEVVGRVMDAFVERGRG encoded by the coding sequence ATGCGAATCGGAGAGATCGCCGCGCTCGTGGGGCTCACCACCCGGGCGATCCGGCACTACCACCACGTCGGGCTGCTTCCGGAACCGGAGCGGCGCCCCAACGGCTACCGGGCCTACAGCGTCCGCGACGCCGTCCTGCTCGCCCGGGTGCGCCGGCTCACCGAACTCGGGCTCGGCCTCCAGGAAGTGCGTGACGCCCTCGCCGACGATGCCGGTCGTGAACTGACCGAAATACTGGAGGAACTCGACGCGGACCTGGCCCGCCAGGAGGCCGCCGTCCGGGAGCGCCGCCGCCGGCTCGGCGCCCTGCTCGCCGAGCCGCCCGGCGCGACGGGGCCCGTCTCGCCCGCCCTCGCCGCGCTGCTGGCACAGGCCCCCGGAACGGACTCGCCGAGCGCGGCCAAGGACCGCGAGTACCTCACGCTGCTGGACACCACCGGCACCGCTGACCGGAAGATGCTCGCACTGCTGGAGACGATGATCGCCGATCCCGGGATCGTCGAACTGTATGAGCGCCTCGACGCACTCGCCGACGCCCCCACCGACGATCCGCGGATCGTACCTCTGGCGGCTGACCTGGTGGCAGCCGTCCCCGAGGAGCTGTTCGCCGCGCTCCCCCGGGACGGGGTGGTCGTGACCGGGTTCAAGGAGGCGCTGCTCGCCGAGTACTCCCCCGCGCAGGCGGAAGTCGTGGGCCGGGTCATGGACGCCTTCGTGGAAAGAGGCCGGGGATGA
- a CDS encoding lytic polysaccharide monooxygenase auxiliary activity family 9 protein: MNLASATPSRRAAVSAGVLATSLLCLLPLAPTASAHGTVIAPQTRNYGCLQRWGYNEPNEAQDPMCYRTYHENANAIGAWKAVYANNTGDNYKQVIPDGQICSAGGQGETNYRPLDRPGPWITTPIGDNFTVDLYDEARHGADWLEVYVTKQGFNPEYQLIGWDDLELVKRTGRYRYQAHYVTDVSTSGYSGRHVVVTVWKASHMDQKYFLCSDVTFG; encoded by the coding sequence ATGAACCTCGCATCCGCGACACCGTCCCGCCGCGCGGCCGTCAGCGCCGGCGTGCTGGCCACGAGTCTGCTCTGCCTGCTCCCGCTGGCCCCGACGGCGTCGGCCCACGGCACGGTCATCGCTCCGCAGACGCGCAACTACGGCTGCCTGCAGCGGTGGGGCTACAACGAGCCGAACGAGGCCCAGGACCCCATGTGCTACCGGACCTACCACGAGAACGCCAACGCCATCGGCGCGTGGAAGGCCGTCTACGCCAACAACACCGGGGACAACTACAAGCAGGTCATCCCCGACGGCCAGATCTGCAGCGCCGGCGGCCAGGGCGAGACCAACTACCGGCCCCTCGACCGGCCCGGCCCGTGGATCACCACCCCCATCGGTGACAACTTCACCGTCGACCTCTACGACGAGGCCCGCCACGGCGCGGACTGGCTCGAGGTCTACGTCACCAAGCAGGGCTTCAACCCGGAGTACCAGCTGATCGGGTGGGACGACCTCGAACTGGTGAAGAGGACCGGCCGCTACCGCTACCAGGCGCACTACGTCACGGACGTCAGCACCTCGGGCTACAGCGGACGGCACGTCGTGGTCACGGTCTGGAAGGCGTCGCACATGGACCAGAAGTACTTCCTGTGCAGCGACGTCACCTTCGGCTGA
- a CDS encoding SDR family oxidoreductase, which translates to METLEPQFHADLSGKRALVTGAARGLGAAIARRLAQAGASVCLTDVRREDGEKVCAALTVEGHAARFVNLDVRDADAVTALIQDLERDGWPLDILVNNAAVDVTKPIEHLDTDEVTNVVTTNLLGPMYLCLATYRRMIARGGGHIVNILSTASNRTWTEAAPYAASKTGLRAFTHTLFQEAQRDCLGIGVTGIIAGGMETPFIMERFPDADTSKLQNPAVVAEAVLCALSVPATSVMPEVVVVPRNEPSWP; encoded by the coding sequence TTGGAGACGTTGGAACCGCAATTTCACGCAGACCTGTCCGGGAAACGGGCTCTCGTCACCGGCGCCGCCCGCGGCCTGGGAGCGGCCATCGCCCGCCGGCTCGCTCAGGCCGGGGCGAGCGTGTGCCTGACGGATGTGCGCCGAGAAGACGGCGAAAAGGTGTGTGCCGCCCTGACCGTGGAAGGCCACGCCGCACGCTTCGTGAACCTCGACGTCCGCGATGCCGACGCTGTCACCGCACTGATCCAGGACCTGGAGCGGGACGGATGGCCACTGGACATCCTGGTCAACAACGCCGCCGTCGACGTCACCAAACCGATCGAGCACCTGGACACGGATGAGGTCACCAACGTGGTGACCACCAATCTCCTGGGCCCCATGTACCTGTGCCTGGCCACGTACCGGCGCATGATCGCGCGTGGCGGCGGCCACATCGTCAACATCCTGTCCACCGCGTCCAACCGGACCTGGACCGAAGCCGCCCCCTACGCAGCCAGCAAGACGGGGCTGCGAGCCTTCACCCACACCCTGTTCCAGGAAGCCCAGCGCGACTGCCTCGGCATCGGCGTCACCGGCATCATCGCCGGCGGCATGGAGACGCCGTTCATCATGGAGCGCTTCCCCGACGCCGACACCTCCAAGCTGCAGAACCCCGCTGTCGTGGCGGAGGCGGTGCTGTGCGCCCTGTCCGTACCCGCCACCAGCGTCATGCCGGAAGTGGTCGTCGTACCGCGCAACGAGCCCTCATGGCCGTGA
- a CDS encoding TetR/AcrR family transcriptional regulator translates to MSPRGVAIPDLRELLFDAAERVLARDGAAALTSRAVTSEAGCAKGVLHTHFAGLDEFVAELVLNRFARIAAQAEGLPSRAGTGAVADNLASVASVVLSLDSGVVGLAVTRPAASLRIREAWQAGAPGFGVVEQSISDYLREEQRLGRVGQGVDTECVALALVGTLHHLLMTGWTGAPDPQAQVQRLIRLLVAAP, encoded by the coding sequence ATGTCACCGCGTGGAGTCGCGATTCCCGATCTGCGTGAGCTGCTGTTCGACGCGGCGGAACGCGTCCTGGCCAGGGACGGCGCCGCTGCCCTCACCAGCAGGGCGGTCACGAGCGAGGCGGGCTGCGCCAAGGGGGTGCTGCACACCCACTTCGCGGGCTTGGACGAGTTCGTCGCCGAACTGGTCCTGAACCGGTTCGCCCGTATCGCGGCGCAGGCGGAGGGTCTGCCGTCGCGGGCGGGCACGGGGGCGGTGGCGGACAACCTCGCGTCGGTGGCGTCGGTGGTCCTGTCGCTGGATTCCGGAGTCGTGGGCCTGGCTGTGACCCGGCCGGCGGCATCGCTGCGCATCCGCGAAGCCTGGCAGGCGGGCGCCCCTGGCTTCGGCGTGGTCGAGCAGTCGATCAGTGACTACCTGCGCGAGGAGCAGCGCCTGGGACGCGTGGGGCAGGGAGTGGACACGGAGTGCGTCGCCCTGGCCCTGGTGGGGACGCTGCACCATCTGCTCATGACGGGATGGACGGGCGCACCGGATCCCCAGGCGCAGGTCCAGCGACTCATCCGCCTGCTCGTCGCCGCACCCTGA
- a CDS encoding pentapeptide repeat-containing protein, whose protein sequence is METGEPGRGRGPWRDRLVRHRAVVALLGGTVGTAVLGAVLVLLPGVVVDHDLAGASVAAQDRLKAVNDVRTTLLQAVGGMVVLFGAYATWRQVRVSQEGLRATQEGHVTDRFSTAVDQLGSDKLETRIGGLHALWRIAEHSARDREAVISIQAAYLRTHLPWPPTGPEAPAADVPINDVVPLEIRAADAQVALTGLGVLLLQPREQSWINLSVTDLRRADCDGLWLHEVNFDRSCMEAAGLYRANLTQASLVSVNLRHADLKTAVLRRARCVLADLRGARLVETDLRDADFTEADLREANLRKADASGAVFHRADLRLADLRGTDLSTAGLLQARLTGAVASERTRWPTGFDHAAAGVVVTEDPGPEPPPLLQPAGITTQHPPLRSMP, encoded by the coding sequence ATGGAGACGGGGGAGCCAGGCCGTGGCCGCGGGCCGTGGCGCGACCGGCTGGTCAGACATCGCGCCGTCGTGGCCCTGCTGGGCGGGACGGTGGGGACAGCCGTTCTGGGGGCCGTGCTCGTCCTCCTGCCGGGTGTGGTGGTCGACCACGATCTGGCCGGGGCGAGCGTCGCGGCACAGGACCGGCTGAAAGCGGTGAACGACGTCCGTACGACGCTTCTGCAGGCCGTGGGCGGCATGGTCGTGCTGTTCGGCGCATACGCCACGTGGAGGCAGGTGCGCGTCAGCCAGGAGGGTCTGCGCGCCACCCAGGAGGGCCATGTCACCGACCGGTTCAGCACGGCCGTCGATCAGCTCGGCAGTGACAAACTGGAGACACGCATCGGCGGGCTGCACGCGCTGTGGCGCATCGCGGAGCACTCGGCTCGCGACCGCGAGGCCGTCATTTCCATCCAGGCCGCCTACCTGCGTACACACCTGCCCTGGCCGCCCACCGGACCGGAGGCTCCAGCGGCGGATGTGCCCATCAACGACGTCGTGCCGCTGGAGATCCGTGCCGCGGACGCCCAGGTGGCGCTGACCGGGCTCGGCGTGCTGCTGCTCCAGCCCCGGGAACAGTCCTGGATCAACCTCAGCGTCACGGACCTGCGTCGAGCCGACTGCGACGGCTTGTGGCTGCACGAGGTCAACTTCGACCGGTCCTGCATGGAGGCGGCGGGCCTCTACCGCGCCAACCTGACGCAGGCCTCCCTCGTCTCGGTCAACCTGCGGCACGCCGACCTCAAGACGGCGGTCCTGCGCAGGGCCCGCTGCGTTCTGGCCGATCTGCGGGGCGCACGGCTGGTCGAAACCGACCTGCGCGACGCGGACTTCACCGAGGCGGACCTGCGTGAGGCCAATCTCCGCAAGGCCGACGCGAGCGGCGCCGTCTTCCACCGCGCCGACCTGCGCCTGGCCGACTTGCGCGGCACCGACCTGAGCACGGCCGGCCTTCTCCAAGCACGTCTGACCGGTGCGGTGGCCAGCGAGAGAACCCGCTGGCCGACCGGTTTCGACCACGCGGCCGCCGGCGTCGTCGTCACCGAGGACCCTGGCCCGGAACCTCCGCCACTGCTCCAGCCCGCGGGGATAACGACACAGCACCCACCTCTCAGGTCCATGCCGTGA